The following are encoded together in the Pseudanabaena sp. FACHB-2040 genome:
- a CDS encoding GNAT family N-acetyltransferase, translating to MIRPATPDDTTALIAIADAIGFQPNEREELSAMLTDYFSGGSDSAPFWITDDDNGPIGVAYCEPERMTDRTWNLQLIAIRPDRQGQGRGAALLRYVEQTLTARGGRVLLVETSGLPGFERTRTFYAKCGYEEEARIRDFYAAGDDKVVFRKVLNAG from the coding sequence ATGATTCGACCCGCTACACCTGATGACACAACCGCGTTAATCGCTATAGCCGATGCAATCGGCTTTCAGCCGAACGAGCGTGAGGAGTTGAGCGCGATGCTGACCGATTACTTCAGTGGCGGCAGCGACAGTGCTCCTTTTTGGATCACTGACGATGACAATGGGCCAATTGGGGTCGCCTATTGTGAGCCGGAACGGATGACTGATCGGACGTGGAACCTGCAGTTGATCGCCATCCGGCCTGACCGTCAGGGGCAAGGACGCGGTGCGGCACTATTGCGCTACGTTGAGCAAACACTGACGGCGCGCGGTGGGCGCGTGCTGCTAGTAGAAACATCAGGGCTACCGGGCTTCGAGCGCACGCGGACATTCTACGCGAAGTGTGGCTATGAGGAGGAGGCGCGCATTCGCGACTTCTACGCGGCGGGCGATGATAAGGTCGTGTTCCGCAAAGTGCTGAACGCAGGCTAG
- a CDS encoding SDR family oxidoreductase produces MSEKRVALVTGSTSGIGMAIAKQLSEDGFVIAFHSKSSLETGQALAQSHPGSSYTQADLADQKQVCYLITEVVSHHGRLDVLVNNAGINAVIPHNSLKEASAEIWRNLYEVNVIAPWTLIAEAESALRKSSSSDRPSCILNISSHAGVRPKGASIPYAASKAALNHMTRLLAVSLAPQIRVNSVAPGLVETPMTENWTEARKLWKERSPMGRGAQPAEIAQLASMLIASNYLTGEILVSDGGLNLT; encoded by the coding sequence ATGAGTGAAAAAAGAGTTGCGCTCGTCACGGGTTCGACCTCCGGTATCGGGATGGCAATTGCAAAACAGCTTTCCGAAGATGGCTTTGTCATTGCCTTTCATTCCAAATCTTCACTAGAAACTGGGCAAGCATTGGCGCAAAGTCACCCCGGTTCATCCTATACACAGGCGGATTTAGCTGACCAAAAGCAGGTTTGCTATTTGATAACCGAAGTTGTATCGCACCACGGTCGCCTAGATGTTTTGGTGAATAATGCAGGTATTAATGCAGTTATTCCTCATAACTCTCTTAAGGAAGCCTCAGCGGAAATCTGGCGAAATCTGTATGAGGTCAACGTCATTGCACCTTGGACTCTCATTGCAGAGGCGGAAAGTGCGCTACGCAAGTCGTCGAGTAGTGATCGCCCCAGCTGCATTCTGAATATCAGTTCCCACGCAGGTGTTCGTCCTAAAGGGGCTTCAATTCCCTATGCTGCCAGCAAGGCAGCTCTGAACCATATGACACGGCTCTTAGCGGTGAGTCTCGCACCACAGATTCGAGTAAATTCAGTCGCACCAGGATTGGTCGAAACTCCGATGACCGAGAATTGGACAGAGGCGCGAAAACTTTGGAAAGAGCGTTCACCGATGGGGCGAGGAGCGCAACCTGCGGAGATTGCGCAATTGGCTTCTATGCTGATTGCGAGTAACTATCTTACTGGCGAGATCTTAGTTTCTGATGGTGGCTTAAATCTCACTTGA
- a CDS encoding DUF4336 domain-containing protein, which translates to MLKEIDRDIWVAEQPFRYLGFGIGTRMTVVRLANRELVVISPIQASETIVSQLRELGTVKHIIAPNLYHYLFTARFKESYPDATLWAVPGLADKKPDLPIDQVIESDINNPWDGIEHVFFEGFKTIGLTGFDSLNECVFFHPMSRTLILTDTAFHFDESFPVITQLATRVIGGYKSLSPSLLERVATLEKGKVRGAVEKVLSWDFNRVIMAHGSIIEEVGKEKFKQGYEQFLGQAVNAAT; encoded by the coding sequence ATGCTTAAAGAAATTGATAGAGATATTTGGGTTGCCGAACAGCCGTTTCGATACTTAGGATTCGGTATTGGCACAAGGATGACGGTAGTTCGGCTAGCAAACCGTGAACTGGTCGTTATTTCTCCAATTCAAGCCAGCGAGACAATCGTAAGCCAACTTAGAGAACTTGGAACCGTTAAGCATATTATTGCTCCTAATCTTTATCACTATCTATTTACAGCTAGATTTAAAGAGTCCTACCCAGACGCAACATTATGGGCCGTGCCAGGTCTGGCAGACAAAAAACCAGATTTGCCAATCGACCAAGTAATTGAGAGCGACATAAATAATCCATGGGATGGGATTGAACACGTGTTCTTCGAAGGGTTCAAGACAATTGGTTTAACGGGTTTTGATTCACTGAATGAATGCGTATTTTTTCATCCAATGAGCCGCACCCTGATCTTGACTGATACGGCCTTTCACTTTGATGAGAGCTTTCCAGTGATTACGCAGTTAGCGACCAGAGTGATTGGAGGATATAAAAGCTTGAGCCCATCATTACTGGAGCGAGTTGCGACCCTAGAAAAGGGAAAGGTAAGAGGGGCCGTCGAGAAAGTTCTAAGTTGGGATTTTAACCGAGTGATTATGGCTCACGGCAGCATCATAGAGGAGGTTGGAAAGGAGAAATTCAAGCAGGGATATGAGCAATTTCTGGGGCAAGCAGTGAATGCTGCTACATAA
- a CDS encoding glucose 1-dehydrogenase has translation MKLGLDGKVAIVTGGSSGIGRATAVAFAQAGAKIVVAARRTQEGEETVRLAKDVGAEALFIQTDVTKAADVEALVNTTLETFGQLNCACNNAGFGKTVPLTERSEEEWDAETDVNLKAVWLCLKYQIPALLKTGSGAIVNMASMGGGVIGVPGLSSYNAAKGGVVGLTRSAAMEFAGQQIRINAISPGLIATDILANVPQEALQQMIDTIPMQRAGQAEDIATAVVWLCSDAASYITGHNLVIDGGFTVQ, from the coding sequence ATGAAACTTGGGCTAGATGGGAAAGTTGCAATTGTCACGGGCGGTAGTTCTGGGATTGGTCGGGCAACTGCAGTTGCCTTTGCTCAAGCTGGGGCAAAGATCGTTGTAGCAGCGCGACGCACTCAAGAAGGCGAAGAAACCGTTCGCCTTGCCAAAGATGTAGGGGCTGAAGCTCTATTTATTCAAACTGACGTAACAAAAGCTGCCGACGTAGAAGCATTAGTGAACACGACGCTAGAAACCTTTGGCCAGCTAAACTGTGCCTGTAATAATGCAGGTTTTGGCAAAACTGTTCCGCTGACTGAGCGTTCAGAGGAAGAATGGGATGCAGAAACAGATGTCAATCTGAAAGCTGTTTGGCTATGTCTGAAATATCAGATCCCAGCGCTGCTTAAAACCGGATCGGGAGCCATTGTCAATATGGCATCAATGGGCGGCGGAGTAATTGGTGTTCCTGGTCTTTCTAGCTACAACGCAGCCAAAGGAGGGGTCGTCGGACTCACTCGATCAGCAGCAATGGAGTTTGCTGGACAGCAAATTCGGATCAACGCCATTAGCCCAGGACTGATTGCGACAGATATTCTTGCCAATGTGCCTCAGGAAGCGCTTCAACAGATGATTGATACAATTCCAATGCAGCGGGCGGGGCAAGCAGAAGACATCGCAACTGCAGTTGTGTGGTTATGCTCTGATGCAGCATCATACATTACAGGACACAATCTAGTCATTGATGGTGGATTCACTGTTCAATAG
- a CDS encoding SH3 domain-containing protein: MKLNLFKPYLLAGAIATLATLTAVSCASQSTPQTSTSAPPATSPTSAVSTPDPTISTPDPAVSTPDPTGGIDAAEPTAQAPTSSEVITCVVTMAVVDDPEPPLNVRSSPAVADGNRVDQLENGTYLTVTGEQSGWFKISEPVTGWVAQNRVDSSCNQKVERIRFSAGANPLGISDRFVGTGSHQYVIPATAGQTLTLQSQEGPLPFIADPDGQPLTETVGWETQTDWSGRLPLTGDYTLTLDSNYKGYDYTFSMQIQ; encoded by the coding sequence ATGAAACTTAACCTATTCAAGCCCTATCTGCTAGCGGGTGCGATCGCAACCCTAGCTACCCTTACCGCAGTCTCTTGCGCGTCGCAGTCCACTCCCCAGACCTCGACTTCAGCGCCGCCTGCTACCAGCCCAACTTCTGCCGTCAGCACCCCAGACCCTACCATCAGCACCCCAGACCCTGCCGTCAGCACCCCGGATCCTACCGGTGGCATAGACGCAGCAGAACCTACCGCCCAGGCCCCTACCTCCAGTGAAGTGATCACCTGCGTTGTCACAATGGCGGTGGTGGACGACCCAGAACCACCCCTCAATGTGCGCTCAAGTCCTGCCGTCGCAGACGGTAACAGGGTAGATCAGCTAGAGAACGGCACCTATCTGACGGTGACTGGAGAGCAGTCCGGCTGGTTCAAGATCAGCGAGCCGGTGACGGGTTGGGTAGCCCAAAACCGGGTAGACAGTTCCTGCAATCAAAAAGTAGAGCGTATCCGATTTTCGGCGGGGGCAAACCCCCTCGGCATATCTGACCGCTTTGTGGGAACTGGCAGCCACCAGTATGTGATCCCTGCAACTGCGGGCCAAACTCTAACGTTGCAGAGCCAAGAAGGGCCGCTGCCATTTATTGCCGACCCCGATGGTCAACCCTTGACCGAAACTGTCGGATGGGAGACTCAAACCGACTGGAGTGGTCGGCTGCCGCTGACAGGCGACTACACGTTAACGCTGGACTCCAACTACAAGGGCTACGACTATACGTTTTCTATGCAGATCCAATAG
- a CDS encoding DUF924 family protein — protein MDRVEAILNFWFGDPMVPDSEYGQQRQVWFKKDPAFDETLRTHFLEDYEQAAAGQLSDWQTTARPCLALILLLDQLPRNLFRNAPRSFATDGQALAAARYAVQQGFDQLLTDLERIFVYLPLEHSENLADQQESVRLFQALAHENPELETNLDYALRHQEVIERFGRFPHRNEILGRESTPAEAEFLTQPGSRF, from the coding sequence ATGGATCGGGTAGAAGCCATCTTAAACTTTTGGTTTGGAGATCCGATGGTGCCGGACAGCGAATACGGCCAGCAGCGACAGGTCTGGTTTAAAAAAGACCCAGCCTTTGACGAAACCTTGCGCACTCACTTTCTAGAAGACTACGAGCAGGCAGCAGCAGGGCAGCTCAGCGACTGGCAGACCACCGCTCGCCCTTGTCTGGCTCTAATTTTGCTGCTCGATCAGCTGCCGCGCAATTTATTTCGCAACGCCCCCCGCAGCTTTGCGACCGATGGTCAAGCGCTAGCTGCCGCGCGCTATGCTGTGCAGCAGGGGTTTGACCAGCTGCTGACTGACCTAGAGCGCATTTTTGTTTACCTGCCCCTTGAGCACAGTGAAAACCTAGCCGACCAGCAAGAATCGGTGCGGCTGTTTCAGGCCTTAGCTCACGAAAACCCTGAGCTTGAAACCAACCTCGACTACGCCCTGCGGCACCAAGAGGTGATTGAACGCTTTGGCCGCTTTCCTCACCGCAATGAGATTTTAGGCCGAGAGTCAACGCCCGCAGAAGCTGAATTTCTCACTCAGCCAGGTTCTCGTTTCTAA
- a CDS encoding AarF/ABC1/UbiB kinase family protein, which produces MTVSSRISRQGEIVEVVLRHGWDSMRRLLSGSQAGEPELPPPAVLRNILTDLGPVYVKLGQILSTRPDLMPAAYIEELSRLQTTVPAAPASEVEETIRRYLPKPPEQLFETLDYHAIAAGSIAQTHHAVLKDGRQVALKVQRPGIDRLIARDTALIRDIARLLSATQFGQRYNVVALAEEFSEAIHNELDFTTEATYTDQLRRSMSQAKWFDPKQIVVPEIYWELTNPKLLVMEWLDGQPILTADIAIDPSPAAEVVRGSITTLLFRSFIKQYFLDGFFHADPHPGNIFYLRDGRLALLDCGMMGRMDPRTRSTLTEMVLAIVNCDAQRCTQLTLDIAEPLQTVNLAKLESEYSQLLGRYYGLDLEQVNTAKVFGEVLDAGTRNHLRWPANVGLFAKSMANLEGAARQFNPKVNLLDEIKPLMSDLFRQQLVGEDPVQALLRTGLEFRNLSLSSPRQFSFLLDRLSSEQLTWNLNVQGLDDIRRSVENAANRRAFSTVVAALIIGAAIVSTSQQSSQGQILSNILFAAASLLGLWLVFSILRTTRWR; this is translated from the coding sequence ATGACAGTCTCATCCCGAATATCCCGCCAAGGGGAAATTGTTGAAGTGGTATTGCGCCACGGCTGGGACTCCATGCGGCGGCTGCTTAGCGGCAGCCAAGCTGGCGAACCCGAACTACCCCCACCCGCCGTACTGCGCAATATCCTGACCGACTTGGGGCCAGTCTATGTCAAGCTTGGCCAGATCCTCAGCACCCGGCCCGACCTCATGCCTGCTGCCTACATCGAAGAGCTGAGCAGGCTCCAGACGACGGTGCCTGCTGCTCCGGCAAGTGAGGTAGAAGAAACGATTCGGCGGTATTTGCCCAAGCCACCAGAGCAGCTGTTTGAGACGCTGGACTACCATGCGATCGCAGCTGGATCGATCGCCCAAACCCACCATGCCGTGCTCAAAGATGGCCGCCAGGTGGCCCTAAAGGTGCAGCGTCCCGGCATCGACCGCCTAATTGCCCGCGATACGGCGCTGATTCGAGACATTGCTCGACTGCTGTCGGCCACCCAGTTTGGCCAGCGCTACAACGTCGTAGCCCTGGCCGAAGAGTTTAGTGAAGCCATTCACAATGAGCTGGACTTTACCACCGAGGCCACCTATACCGATCAGCTGCGCCGCAGCATGTCTCAAGCCAAGTGGTTCGACCCCAAGCAAATTGTCGTCCCCGAGATTTATTGGGAGCTGACCAATCCCAAGCTGCTGGTCATGGAGTGGCTAGACGGCCAGCCCATTCTCACTGCCGACATTGCCATCGACCCCAGCCCCGCCGCCGAAGTCGTGCGCGGCTCCATTACCACGCTGCTGTTTCGGTCATTTATCAAGCAATATTTTCTAGACGGCTTTTTCCACGCAGACCCTCACCCTGGCAACATCTTTTACCTCAGAGATGGTCGACTAGCGCTGCTAGACTGCGGCATGATGGGCCGCATGGACCCTCGCACCCGCTCCACCCTGACCGAAATGGTGCTGGCCATCGTCAACTGCGACGCCCAGCGCTGCACCCAGCTCACCCTAGATATTGCCGAGCCGCTGCAGACAGTCAACCTGGCTAAGCTGGAGAGCGAGTACAGCCAGCTGCTGGGCCGCTACTACGGCCTTGACCTAGAGCAGGTCAATACAGCCAAAGTCTTTGGCGAAGTGCTCGATGCAGGCACCCGTAACCACCTGCGCTGGCCTGCCAACGTCGGCCTCTTTGCCAAATCTATGGCCAACTTAGAAGGGGCCGCCCGCCAGTTTAACCCCAAGGTCAATCTGCTGGATGAAATAAAGCCGCTGATGAGTGACCTATTCCGCCAGCAGTTGGTGGGAGAAGACCCGGTTCAGGCTCTTTTAAGGACGGGCCTGGAGTTTCGCAACCTGTCTTTGAGTTCGCCTCGGCAATTTAGCTTTTTGCTAGACCGGCTCAGCTCCGAGCAGCTTACCTGGAACCTCAACGTTCAAGGCCTCGATGACATTCGCCGCAGCGTCGAAAATGCTGCTAATCGGCGGGCCTTTAGTACGGTGGTAGCCGCACTGATTATTGGAGCTGCCATTGTCTCTACTAGCCAGCAGTCGTCGCAGGGGCAAATTCTCAGCAATATTTTGTTTGCCGCTGCTAGCCTCCTGGGTCTGTGGCTAGTGTTTAGCATTTTAAGAACAACCCGGTGGCGGTAA